The sequence ggggaagAGGGAAGGTAACGTTAGTTATAAGCCGCCGAGGCCCAATTCTCCTTTTGTCGTGCACGTAATTAATATAACAACTTCTCTGGTGTTGACTCTACAACCAGCCGTGTTGCgtacattacatttaaataagctAGTTTGGGGTTATGTAGCACAACAGGGAGCAGCGACACTGTTATTCCATTGGGCTAGCGAGCTAACATTGAAACAGCTAACGGTACCCGCAGCTCagtgtgaaatacaaaaaacgGACAATGGATTTATTTCCATTGGTTACGTTGCACGTGTGTTTATCCtcttcttaaaaaaataaagacaagtgTAATTTCATGACAACATTCACGCGAGTTAAACCCTTTAAAAGCGAGTCTGCGTGTAAACGTTAGCTTCCCTCCAGCTAGCTTTCGTGCTTGCTAGCTAGCTGGAGCTAAGCAGCCCAGCTGTCATGTTCACGGCGCAGCTCGTGTGTTCAgcttttttgtgtttgaatgtgaccGTATGGAAAAAACCGGCccggggagagagacagggagattCCACCAAGAGGTTTCAATCACAGCAGGAATGTGTAGCCGGAGAAGAGGTGTCGATGGGGCGGAGAGGTTTCATGACCGACACGGGAGGAATGTCTGGTTCTTCTGCATGTATGACATTCCTGCGACGCTGCTCGCCATGCAGGAAGTTTTGCCTGTGCTCGGTTTGTGTCCAGCAACATGTTAAATCGATGAGTCTACACACAGGACAGGCTGCATCAAAACATGTGTTGTCTACTCCCAGATTGCAGATTAGTATCTACATGCAGTTGAAGCCAACAAAAACAGTTCTGCTGCATGAAGATTATTAGGtcatctgtgttttattattttataattattgtCTTTTGTCCTCCATATTTATACAACTGAAGCTTTTTCAACATCTATCTATTGCATTATCTACGCTCCTTATCCTTCGAGGGAGCTGGAGACAATCCTAGTTTGCCCAAAAGCAACAGCATTTAAAACTACTTCCTCATAAATTATCCTGAATTTGTGCCAACTCCTCTCAAACCAAACCTCACAGCCTGGAGGTAGGAGTCATTGCAGGACTGTTGGATCAGACTGCAGTAATTTATTTGGTAgtaggtgttcctaataaactgcaTCTGCATGCTCCTGTACGTATACAGCCAGCCTGCTGCTCTTGTACAGAGGCACAAGTGTATGGTGGTGGTACGTGGAAAGCAACTGGTGTGAAAACGCATGGACAAACAGAGGCTTGTGAGATCAGTAGCCCCCAGTTGAACATCCATCCCCCCGAGTTCTGTCATCCCCAGCGGATGCACATCTGGGTTCTGACCTCATTGTCTTTTTCACAATCGCAGCTATTCTCACCGACACAGAGATGCACAGAGACTCATGGTTGAATCAAGAGATTCGTCCTTGGACCGCACTCAACCTCTTTCTTCAGAACTCTAGTTCTCTAATTAGTCAGATTTCTCCGTTCACAATTCAAGATTCACCATTAGTGTGCGACTGTGCACGTCGCCTCCATGCTGCGGCTTGGTATGTAATTAGCTTATCCTTTAGCACTGTCCCTACTTTATCCTCTCAAACATAATCCTATAACAACAGCCTATCAGCCATACTTTGCCATCGTACAGGTTCAGACCAACCGCTGTGGCGTTAAATCCCTCTGGTCATATCAGTCCAAGCATCTGTTATTAATCTATTGtacttataaaaaaaactgtatttatatttgtattttattttgtagtgaaCTGGCAAAACAGATtccatgactttttttttttttttttggtaggATGGATTCCTATAGATCACCTAAGGAAAACTGAGGGATCCACCCACAGTCAGTAGCAGTGGAAAACAATAGCTGTCTGTCTGACATCCACTGGCCGCACTGTTCCTCTATTCATGCATCCCGACCACTGTTTCAGAAGTGAGGGGGCGTCTTTGTACTCTAAACCCTGTcacctctcctcatcctctgcagAATAGTAGATTATCTTGAATGGGACCTCTCGCACAGAGCTGCTATCTCGGGGTAGACCAGTGTCAACATCATGTTAAGTGAGGATCACTGAGAGGTGTGAAAGTAGCTTCTAGACGGATAGCAGTGTTAAAAGActgttaacaaaacaaaacaagaaagttGTGTTATTTTCGGGCATGGCAAAAATGCTTCAattttttgaagttttatgAAATGATCAACTCTTTGATAATCCCTATAAAGCGAGAAAATTTAGGATGTCTCATTTCTATATATACTTAACTGTGTCATCAATCCATCCAAAACCTGATCTCTAATCTTTGACCTTTCTCTCTACTCtatcatttgttttcaacaacagTCTGAGTGTTGGCTTGATATGATCAACCTATAAATCTTGACAAGCATAAAACTAGACTGACCAGAAGAAGACCACACGTCTGTGCACACTGACTTAATGAAGTCATTATTGCGCCTTTGGCTTTTTGACTGAATTGCTTTAATGattttttgatttgatattttttgaTTCCCCTGATACCTTCAACTCTTTATAAGGGCTTCAGAAAGAGATATATGTTTTGCTCTAATCGGTCACTAGTgttgattcaatttaatttgaagaCTCTTGGCATTTTCTGCATATCCTCATCCAGAGTTATGGATGGGAGCAGTTTAAACACTAGATGTTAGATGTCAGGGTCTTCCATCTCTGCTAAGTCCTTCATTTGATGAAACAGTTTTTGCTTCCATAACACGTCTGAGCCTGTTATTAGTCCCTTGTTGTGGCActtaaaaacagaataattaaaGCCTCAAACTAAATCTTTAATTCTACATCTACTTTCACCTGTTACATCACTAGTTTTCAGTGCAGCTACAATTTAGCAGATTTGACCATATATAAAATTAGCAATCTTTCCTTTTTGGCTTTGAGGTACAGAGTCTCATGTTAACATATTAAAATGAAGCTGTTTCAGTTGCGAAAGTCGTTCTTTGACTTGTTGTGTACTTAACTTACATCCTTGGGCAGTACTTGTACTGCCCAACTGTACTTGTCAGTTATGTCACTAGACGCTTAAACCAGTTGTAGGCAGACTGTGAACAAACTGGAACAGAATGAGGAAATGCATTGTCCTAAATAAGTGAGAGGCTGCACAGCTCTTTCTGTCCCTGTCAGACATTCAGGACCCTCAACATTCTTGGGCTCAGAAAGATTGTGTCAGGCTGTtgtagttttctgtgtttttgagagCTGATGTTGGAAAGTTTTGTCTTAGACCTATTTTGATTTTAAGGCCTATCTGACAAACTTACCTATTTTACAACCCAAACTAAAACACCCTACAACTGTCCCATTTGTTAGATCAGGAATGCCAATAAGATTAATTCAATACTATCAAGTGTTGTCTCACATCGATAAAGATATGGAGAAGGCAAAAAAAGGAAGCAGAGAGTGTTGTGATTTACTTGGGCAACTTTATATCAGCAGTTTGACAGATAGGTCTGTGCTCCTACTCTCATAATGTCAGctgagattggctccagcctccCCTCGACCCTCAACAGATAAGCAGTGTAGCCAATGGATGGATGTTCTGTGCTCCTTGCCGTCGCTCATGGTGTGATCCTAATGGCGGTTCATTTGGATCTTTGCAGGATGTGAAGCTTTCAGCCGAAGTGGAACCATTCATCCCACAGAAGAAAGGTCTTGAAGGAACCCTGGTCAGCATGAGTCTTTCTGGAGAGGccggtggtggaggagggagcggaggtatcggtggaggaggaggaggaagtagtGGAGGGGTGGAAACCACTCCCATACCAAGCTACCTCATCACCTGCTACCCTTTTGTCCAGGAGAACCAAGCCAACAGGTACTGTTTCtctatcggggggggggggggcacggcaCTCTCGCTCTGGTTAAAGATAATGTTGGAATGGACAATGCAAAAATATAGTCATTCCCTGTGGAATTGTGGGAAGTCTGGTGCCCCCATTTTGAACTGCCCAAGAACACCGTCTCTCTTCTCGATCTATTTTCAGCATAACTCTTTGTACtataataagaagaagagaaCGCCTTGTCCTTGATGTTGTGCTCCACTAAAGAGATCACGATAACAGCCTTTAAACAGTGTACTGAGTGAAAGCCATTAGATTGCTCTGTTGTTTAAGACTGCTTAATTATGAATGGAAACCTCCCCAGAGTTCCAGAGTTTACACGGAAGCCCATTTTGTGTTTCCAGTGGCTCTTTCTTTGTCCAGAGTGATCTGCTATATCCTGCACACATCCGCTCCTTTGTTTCCTTCCCCACAATTTGAATGCAAGGAAATAACCCACTATAGTAAGCCGGCTGTGAAAATATCTTCTGGATCCTTATCGAGAGCTTGCTCCATACTACTCGACACTCCCACACTCACCAACCATTACACACATCACGGGCACGGCCTCTGTCTTCCTAAATAAACTTTAATCTTATTTTGTGGCGCACAAAAAAAGTCTCCCCCGCGTTATTGTTGTGTTGGTTTAGAAGGAAACAATCTGAAAATTGTTTTGATTAAGTAACACAAAGTTTCAGAAACCTTTGAACTTTGTCAATTGGGTATTTGTCAATACAAAGTCTGAATTGACAGAGTGTATATTGAATCTCTTCCTGTCTCACATAATACAGGCATATAGTGCAGACTTACAGTAATGTATAACAATTGACAGCTTAATACTGTAGTtatgtattaaaacaatatgacCTTTATCACAACCTCAACTTTATAGTTTTGTTCAGTCTTGTGTGttaattttaactttttccaATTAagaacaattacattttttaagggCCATACCTAACATTAACTTTATCCATGCACATTCCTTCTCGCCTTTGAAACTCATCCTGTTGAGAATGTTTCTGAGCTTGAATGCTGCTCCAGATTGGCCTTTTCATAACAATGACTGTGTGAAAATGacatgtcttttatttattatgtccATTTGTCTTGGAAGGCTCATAATTCCACATCTTCTTTGGTGTTTTGGCAGTCACCATGATGACGCATTTAACACGTGTGGGTTCTTTCACCCAGAACGTCACAGTCTTCATGTCCTGATTTACTGGAGGACAGATAAGGTCAATGTTTTATGGGAGGACACTTTGGATTTGACTTGGACGGCTTCTCAATCGCCCAGCTTCCTCCAATTATTAAATTTCATACAGTCAGCATTTTCAAAGCACAGTCTTCAAGAAATATTTGaggaaattaactttaaaactCTGCTGTTTCACAGGCAACATCCGATGTATAATGGAGGGGAGCTGCGCTGGCAGCAGCCTAACCCTTCCCCTGGTGGACCGTACCTGGCCTACCCCATCTTGTCCTCCCCCCAGCCTCCTGTATCCAACGAGTATGCTTACTATCAGATTATGCAGGCTCCCTGCCCACCTGTCATGGGCTTCTATCAGCCCTTCCCTGGCACCTACACGGGTCCTGTGCAAACTGGAGTAATCAACCCAGTCTCAGCAGATGTCGGGGAAAGGCCACTAACTCTGGGACCAGCATATGGGATGGCCAGCCAGAGGGGGAGAGGCATGGTCAGATCTAGCATTCTCCCAAAGGTACAGAAGGTCCAAGCCTTATCGTGACACTGTCACATGAACGTCATAGGACAATTGTTTCTTCTCATCCTCACAATATGTCGTCAGTAACCCTGcctcttttttctcccctgtAGCAACAGTTGGGTGTGTGCCAGGCTGCAAGAGGTCGTCGGCCTCCAACGAGGAATGTAGCCGTGCAGAAGGAGGTGTGCACCTTGGGGCCCGATGGTAGAACCAAGATCGTCATGCTGGTTGATGCAGCACAGCAGACCGGTAAAAATACTGTGGCAACaagtaaatacacatttaagTGCCTCCTTGTAGGGTAAATCAAAGCTTTTTAACAGAAAAGTTTATTGCCaggttcagtgtttttcttGAGTCCTGCAGCTCAAAGGAAGTTCAGGCGCCAAACATTCATCTTGCAGCTTTACCTTTCAACAATTAATTATTCCTACCAGCAAAGCACAATGCAGCCTAGAGCAGTCACCGGTCTTACAGGTTGATGATGCCTGTGCTTAAGTTCATGAAAGACCTGGAATGCAGAGTTTCCAGTCAGAAGGATTGACATGTGCAGCTCATGATGTAATCTGTGTCATCTCTGCTGCCGAGAAACCAGAGCCTGTGTAAATAGCTTTGGTATTTATGATTTAATGtcacatgaaaaacatcatacAGTTAACTCCAGGTCAAAGTCTGTGTTCAGTGAGTCTCTGTGGATTAATCTCCAGCAAGTATAATTATTTTGAACTTACTTGCATGTTAATTATTATTCCACTCTGTCACACCGTGCAACGAGTTGACTTCAGTTCTAGTTTCTCCTCCCTTGCCCTCAGATTTCCCAGGTGAGGTGTCAGGGCGATGTGCTGCTGAGCGAGCCAGTCCTCTGCTTTGGAAGAACCGAACAAAGAGAAGACGGGCGTCCCATCCAGCTGAAAACTTCAACGAGCAGGGCACCTGTGAGGCAGATATAGACAGTGACAGCGGATACTGTAGCCCTAAACACAACCAGGCCGCAGGGGTAACACAACGACCAGCAGAGCATGCAGCAGCACCTTCGGTATGTGAGCTACTAACCATCAGCCCCAGATCCAAcacattttgaagaaattgttttTACCTAATACTCCTGTAAATTAATTATGCTTCAGAACAGAAGTGTTTTCATTCTGGTTTGGAGCAACGCTAAAAATTCACAGTAAATATGTGAAGCACAAAATAAGAATAGTTGGACAGATATCAAGTCAGGAAGTAGCAAGTACAATGAACAGGAACTATAGCCTCAGTTATACAATGTATTTTagacaaaaactaaatatgtggacaCTAGTTAAAAGATCAATTTAAATCAATTCCTTTTGCTCACTTCCACGTCACTTATTTGcaaaaaatctatttataaTTTAGACGTCATACACATATTTGGAAATTTAAACAAAGCTTCTGCTATGATGTTTCTTTGCTCTCTACAAAGCAAGTAGTCATGGATTTGTATGATAGGTGGACTTACCCTAgattatatctgtgtgtgtttctaaattTAATTTCACTTGAGTCACAGCCTGAGCATTTGTCTCTATAATACCCAACTTCATAACAGGTTCTGAAGTAATGATGCTTGATGTCATTTTCACCTGGCAGAAAAACTAGGACATACCACAACACACAAGACTTAATCCTTAAACTAGCTTTGCCTTCATATTGTTACTGACATGTTTAACATACACAAGATGTATTAACTCATCTAAACCCTTTGTGTGTCTTATAGGGAGTAGAGGCTGGTGTTATGACATGTAAGTTTGAACAAGGTGTTCCAATCTTTCCATTCCTCATATCCTCACATCATGCTTTCATAGCCATTGTTATAATGCCCCCTGTATCTAATGACTTAcagattcatttttcttttacctgAGAGTCGCTGTTGTTCTTTTTATCTGGTAGCAGATACCTGGGTGAATGTAGCCTCACAGGCGACGCCAAAGTCCTGGGGGGACAGGAACGGCCAGTTTCACAGAGCGGAGCAGAGGAAGAATCCTGAACAGAGAAACTTCTCACAGGTAAAGTCGATCCCACTGGAGTAGACACTGAGTAAAAGACTGAAAGTCACAGAGCAAGTCCCCATTCAACTGTGGGGAACAGAGTCCAAATGATGATAATGGgtttaagaaacaaaaaaacacactaagACAACAAATATACAGCAGTTTAGTTACAACTGAAGACAATAGTGTCAAAAgaataaatagaaaagtgaACAAGAAGGCACTGAAGTTTAACAGTCAGACTTTTTCCTATTGTGGTTTTGACTTCAAAAACATGATGTGCCATATTAGCATATTTTGATTGCCAAAATTATGATTCTTGTGATTATCTCTGACAACCCTGAAGATTTTATAAATGCTAatcatacagtatatttagCATTAATCATTAGCATAGTGTTGTTTAGGTGGCATGTGAAGTTCAAATATTTCAGACTAATATCCAGTCTCACATCCCTGAAGTTTGAGCATCCAtcaacacttaaaaaaacatattcagttCATACTTCAGTTacataaaaatacacagagGTTGTTGAATAGCAGAATCCTGTCTgactcctcttttctctgccttTCAGGATTTCCACAGTGGTTATCCAGGGCGTTTGCCACCCAACCAGTCAGAACAAAGACTGCAGCCAGCAGCGGCCACTGGCACTGAGCTCACTCCAGAGCCCCTCTACTTTGAGGTCAGCGAAGGTTTCTTGTGAATTTCATTTCAATGACTCGCTGTTAACATCAGAGGTTTATGTTAGGTTCTCGTACATAATGTTATCTACTTTGTCAGGATGAAGATGAGTTTCCAGATCTTCCTTCTGGAGGAGCTGTCAGACGTAGCACCAAACCCGAAGCGGCCCCAGCCCAGATACACACGCAACCCAAACTGCCCAAAAACCTGGTAAGAGAAAGTGCCTCATGAAAAAGTTCTCAGTATAATTACTATTTGCAGAGTAGTgttgtcacgataccaaaatGTAGGTTTCGATTCCAAGTCATGAATTTCAATAGCgatattttttcaaaactatttgtgaaaaaaaaaagagttgctCGGTCTGAGCAGTTGTCTCCAGACTACTGTATTAAACAAGAAATGGGTTAGAATGTAAATAAAGCGGCAAAAAGCTTGAGTAActattttgttttaaaccacTAGAAGCTTGGAAACTAGCATTAGCTGCTGGCACTGACAGTACTTGTGTTGACTGCTCCTCTTGGTAACTTCACTGTTACTGCAAATGGGGCCTTTTTGAAATTAATAGCAAGGTGTGGTGCCCCTGGCATATTGTGATCAATGTGGATGGGATGTTAATATCAGACAGGGAAGTCTAATCATTGACATTTGGGACCTTTAGACCCATACTAAACACTCGCTTGTGTCTCTACATGCATCACAGCTGGATAACCTACCAGAAAACTCTCCGATCAACATTGTGCAAACACCAATCCCCATCACCACGTCTGTTCCCAAGAGGGCCAAGAGCCAGAGGAAGAAGGCTCTGGCTGCTGCCCTGGCCACTGCACAGGAGTACTCTGAAATCAGCATGGAACAGAAGAAATTACAGGTATTTACCTGTACTATGTCTGCTGGTCATGAGGGTCGGGTTCACACATAACAGTTTGACTCTTTCGACCTGCTGATGCATTTCTGTGCCTTGTTCCTTGTTCCGCTCCGTCCGTCTTGGCCTGTGAATCGATCTCCACTTGTATTTGACTGTTTCAAGGTAGTGAACATGTTCTGTCAATTCTTTCCTCGCCTGGCAGGAGGCATTCACCAAAGCAGCCGGGAAGAAGAGTAAAACCTCTGTTGAGCTGGACCTGGGAGACATGCTGGCAGCTTTGGAGAAACATCAGCAGGCTGTGAAGGCCAAACAAATCACCAACACTAAACCCCTGTCTTTTACAGGTATTTATAGACTATCAGACATTAACTAGtggcatgaaataaaaaacataaaaaaaaactatatccCTGCATAAATTTACAATAAAGGGATGCACTGTCTGTTAAGGTAACTGTGACTTGAAATAGCCCCAATTATCGGCTAAAAGATGAACCTCTGTAAACATGGCCCCAGGCACACTCTGCTAACTTCGTCATCCTTTCCTCCAGTTGGAACAACCACTCCATTCCACAGCTCAGGCTTGATCAACGTGCCATCCATGTTGAAGGGTCATCAGCAGCCGTACTCTGCCCCACATAATGCCCTGGATTCCACTGCACCCCGCATCaagagggggaaggagagggagattCCCAAAGTCAAACGACCAACAGCCCTGAAGAAGGTTGGGGATTTCAGTTGACGTTATAGATTTAGGAGAGGTGGGAGAATGATGCTTTTTAAGAAGCCTTGTTTTTTTACCTTCTGTATTGTAATTCTTTTTTCTAGATCATCTTAAAGGAGCGTGAAGGGAAGAAAGGGAAGACTAGTGTGGAACAAGAGTCCTCAGGCCAGGAGGAACATGGAGATGAGTGTATACGTTTTACTGATGATCTTACACAAGAGCCTGCCTCCCAAGAAGGTGAGGCCGATTCACTATCAAGACACTTCGAaactatatattattattttattagtttCTAATTACTTTTTGTCTGTTGTTTCTCCTACAGAGAATGGTCTGAGTGTGCCCAGTGATGCGTCCCTTTCCCCAGCCAGCCAGAACTCTCCGTACAGCATCACTCCGGTGTCCCAGGGTTCTCCTGCCAGCTCTGGGATCGGGAGTCCCATGGCTTCCAACGCGATCACCAAGATCCACAGCCGACGTTTCAGAGAGTAAGTTCACACTCTTATCCCACAACAGGAAAGACCTTTCGTAGGAATCCCTGGTATTAGAAACTCTGAAAAATGCAGAATGTGGTGACAAAAAAAGGGTTTGAGAAGCAAATATTTGTCCCACTCAAAACTCACAGAGCCATGGCTGTGGGTAGCGTACACTGAAAGTTAACTGGTTTTTTTTAGGGCGGAACTGTACAATAAAGAATTGTCGCAGACGACAAGGATGCCTAGCACACTGTCCCTTCTCAGCAAAAATGTATGCCAGTGGTCACAAACACAGctttgtccgtgtgtgtcctctgctgtCGGCCTTTTGTCCCAGCCCACCCCTCTCGAACGGATTTTGCATTTAAAACCTCCAAAAAGCCTCAGTAGCCAAACGCCGCCCCTCAGCTCTGACCAGCCTGATGCTCTTTCCTCAGACCACTCTGTCAACCTTGTGaaagatattttatttactACAACAAATTTGTAGAACAAAGTTTTCTGGTGTCAACATGCAGGGAAAGTAATTTTAAGGAAGTCAACAACCATAATGGTGATTGTATTACTTGTTTGGTCTATGAAGCTTTAGAAACGTTCTCACTGGCTTCTTTTGATGAGCCCACACTCTCAAAATTCAAAACTTATTGAAGATGAGAATCCCCAAATCACGATTATGGGAGCGACCACTACACATTACGCTCAGTGTTTCCCAATTAATCACTTACACTGTGGCCGTCTTTCACAACATATTTTGAATACCTCCATGATTTATTGTCCTGTGTCCTCACGTCTTATTTTCTCCACAGGTACTGTAACCAGGTTCTGAGTAAGGAGATCGACGAGAGCGTGACGATGCTGTTACAGGAGCTGGTTCGCTTCCAGGAGCGAATCTACCAGAACGATCCCACCAAGGCCAAGTCCAAACGCCGCCTGGTCATGGGTCTCAGAGAGGTCACCAAGCacatgaagctgcagaagaTTAAATGTGTCATCATCTCTCCAAACTGTGAAAAGATCCAGGCCAAAGGTGAAGAATGTCACAAACCCGTCTTTTGCACCAGCTTCATATTATTGATCAGATTGTCTCACTGTGCTTTGAACATGTTTAAAGCTGCAGAGCAGTTTCACCTAAATCGCCAGCCTCCTTTGACTTTTGAGCGAGTCGCAGCAGCTTGTTCAGCATTCCAGCCTCATCAGTCACACATTAATAGATGCCAGGTTCTGCAGCCCTCTATCCCATTTTAGAAATATCCAAAGCAGCAGGATTTCACTCACTGTCAGTCATTCCCCTGCTTTCCTTTTTGTACATTGGTTttcttgaatttgatttatttgagtAATACTAATTATTTCCTGTGTTTCAGGTGGTTTGGACGAAGCCTTGTACAATGTGATTGCCATGGCTCGGGAGCAGGAGATCCCATTTGTTTTTGCCCTGGGCAGAAAAGCTCTCGGTCGCTGTGTCAACAAACTTGTGCCTGTCAGTGTGGTCGGCATTTTCAACTATTCGGGAGCCGAGGTAACTCACTGCCAGCCAATAAAAGTAAAGTTGTTATAAATTGCTTCTATCCATccactcacccacccacccacccacctaaTCACTCACCTGTACATCTGTCTGATGATATAAAGATATGTCTACATATCACATACAATATAGAGCTGTAGAGACATAGGGACCTTAGAGCagcttgtgtttcttatttattaactacaccaaggaggttgttttctttctgtgacattgacattttcactttagTAAAACATTAGACTTTTACAGTTTTccgttttttaattttttatttgtgcctCTTTGTAACTCGATCAaatccctccacctccttcaggGTCTCTTCAACCGTTTGGTGTCTCTGACAGAAGAAGCCAGGAAAGCCTATAAGGACATGGTGTCCGCTCTGGAGCAAGAGCAGGCCGAGGAGGCGCTGAAAAACGACAAGAAAGTCCCTCACCACATGGGGCACTCCCGTAACCACTCTGCTGCTTCTGCAATCTCCTTCTGCTCCATCTTCTCCGAGCCCATCTCAGAAGTCAATGAGAAGGAGTATGGTAAGATCCctcatttctgtctctctgcttttcATCTTTATCATAGttctatatattattatattaaggGGTATCCTTAATCAGAATTCATCCAATTATTTACTTAATAAAAAGTGTAAGCATTGGATTGTGTGTCTTAAAACTAAACCAGATACCAGATAGTGT comes from Platichthys flesus chromosome 1, fPlaFle2.1, whole genome shotgun sequence and encodes:
- the secisbp2l gene encoding selenocysteine insertion sequence-binding protein 2-like isoform X7 gives rise to the protein MSLSGEAGGGGGSGGIGGGGGGSSGGVETTPIPSYLITCYPFVQENQANRQHPMYNGGELRWQQPNPSPGGPYLAYPILSSPQPPVSNEYAYYQIMQAPCPPVMGFYQPFPGTYTGPVQTGVINPVSADVGERPLTLGPAYGMASQRGRGMVRSSILPKQQLGVCQAARGRRPPTRNVAVQKEVCTLGPDGRTKIVMLVDAAQQTGKNTVATNFPGEVSGRCAAERASPLLWKNRTKRRRASHPAENFNEQGTCEADIDSDSGYCSPKHNQAAGVTQRPAEHAAAPSGVEAGVMTSDTWVNVASQATPKSWGDRNGQFHRAEQRKNPEQRNFSQDFHSGYPGRLPPNQSEQRLQPAAATGTELTPEPLYFEDEDEFPDLPSGGAVRRSTKPEAAPAQIHTQPKLPKNLLDNLPENSPINIVQTPIPITTSVPKRAKSQRKKALAAALATAQEYSEISMEQKKLQEAFTKAAGKKSKTSVELDLGDMLAALEKHQQAVKAKQITNTKPLSFTVGTTTPFHSSGLINVPSMLKGHQQPYSAPHNALDSTAPRIKRGKEREIPKVKRPTALKKIILKEREGKKGKTSVEQESSGQEEHGDECIRFTDDLTQEPASQEENGLSVPSDASLSPASQNSPYSITPVSQGSPASSGIGSPMASNAITKIHSRRFREYCNQVLSKEIDESVTMLLQELVRFQERIYQNDPTKAKSKRRLVMGLREVTKHMKLQKIKCVIISPNCEKIQAKGGLDEALYNVIAMAREQEIPFVFALGRKALGRCVNKLVPVSVVGIFNYSGAEVTHCQPIKGLFNRLVSLTEEARKAYKDMVSALEQEQAEEALKNDKKVPHHMGHSRNHSAASAISFCSIFSEPISEVNEKEYETNWRSIVETADAPEPDEAEQSRPAPPTVAQKESEPLAAPTITAPLASTAPQSRAGPMTQGSGEKDEVRVDDRLELASQQSTETGSLDGSCRGPLNSSITSTTSTLVPGMLEEAEEEEEEEEDYTPEPISVEVPTLSSRIESWVSKTLENLQLGKSQESTEDEEEEDEEEEEEEEERGQSEDEEDLDSADITETTSEEDQEQVEAKKVTG
- the secisbp2l gene encoding selenocysteine insertion sequence-binding protein 2-like isoform X3, whose product is MDASDNKDVKLSAEVEPFIPQKKGLEGTLVSMSLSGEAGGGGGSGGIGGGGGGSSGGVETTPIPSYLITCYPFVQENQANRQHPMYNGGELRWQQPNPSPGGPYLAYPILSSPQPPVSNEYAYYQIMQAPCPPVMGFYQPFPGTYTGPVQTGVINPVSADVGERPLTLGPAYGMASQRGRGMVRSSILPKQQLGVCQAARGRRPPTRNVAVQKEVCTLGPDGRTKIVMLVDAAQQTDFPGEVSGRCAAERASPLLWKNRTKRRRASHPAENFNEQGTCEADIDSDSGYCSPKHNQAAGVTQRPAEHAAAPSGVEAGVMTSDTWVNVASQATPKSWGDRNGQFHRAEQRKNPEQRNFSQDFHSGYPGRLPPNQSEQRLQPAAATGTELTPEPLYFEDEDEFPDLPSGGAVRRSTKPEAAPAQIHTQPKLPKNLLDNLPENSPINIVQTPIPITTSVPKRAKSQRKKALAAALATAQEYSEISMEQKKLQEAFTKAAGKKSKTSVELDLGDMLAALEKHQQAVKAKQITNTKPLSFTVGTTTPFHSSGLINVPSMLKGHQQPYSAPHNALDSTAPRIKRGKEREIPKVKRPTALKKIILKEREGKKGKTSVEQESSGQEEHGDECIRFTDDLTQEPASQEENGLSVPSDASLSPASQNSPYSITPVSQGSPASSGIGSPMASNAITKIHSRRFREYCNQVLSKEIDESVTMLLQELVRFQERIYQNDPTKAKSKRRLVMGLREVTKHMKLQKIKCVIISPNCEKIQAKGGLDEALYNVIAMAREQEIPFVFALGRKALGRCVNKLVPVSVVGIFNYSGAEVTHCQPIKGLFNRLVSLTEEARKAYKDMVSALEQEQAEEALKNDKKVPHHMGHSRNHSAASAISFCSIFSEPISEVNEKEYETNWRSIVETADAPEPDEAEQSRPAPPTVAQKESEPLAAPTITAPLASTAPQSRAGPMTQGSGEKDEVRVDDRLELASQQSTETGSLDGSCRGPLNSSITSTTSTLVPGMLEEAEEEEEEEEDYTPEPISVEVPTLSSRIESWVSKTLENLQLGKSQESTEDEEEEDEEEEEEEEERGQSEDEEDLDSADITETTSEEDQEQVEAKKVTG